A single window of Nitrospiraceae bacterium DNA harbors:
- a CDS encoding PRC-barrel domain-containing protein — protein sequence MTTKIRQVLSSSSLVGTTVQNMRREDLGEIKDLMIDLSGGRIAYAVLSFGGFLGMGDKLFAIPWEAFQVVQEEEVLLLNVAKEKLEQAPGFDKDNWPDMADVTWGKTIHAYYGYDPYWD from the coding sequence ATGACTACCAAAATTCGGCAGGTTCTTTCCTCAAGTTCCCTTGTCGGAACCACCGTTCAAAATATGAGAAGGGAAGACCTGGGAGAAATTAAAGATCTCATGATCGATCTCTCAGGAGGGCGCATTGCCTATGCGGTGTTATCGTTTGGGGGATTTTTAGGAATGGGAGATAAACTGTTTGCGATTCCCTGGGAGGCATTCCAGGTCGTACAAGAGGAGGAGGTATTGTTATTAAACGTGGCAAAAGAAAAGTTAGAACAGGCTCCCGGTTTTGATAAAGACAATTGGCCGGACATGGCTGATGTGACATGGGGAAAAACCATTCATGCTTATTATGGGTATGATCCCTATTGGGATTAA
- the hpnR gene encoding hopanoid C-3 methylase HpnR, with amino-acid sequence MKILAVHPGPLMYTKIFLRLEPLGLELVAGAARQAGHDVRLIDLQVEQPQDYFRMLKEWCPDVVALSCNYLPNVPEIIDLAKMTKASFAKIFIVAGGHSLSFVAREVLEHAEGAIDAIVKGEGEPVIGPLLNAIQHDRSNVHRIPGVVTGEAEGPPPEFVKSLDEVRPARNLLRHRNKYFLGVLDPCASIELTRGCPWDCSFCSAWTFYGRSYRPVSPEVVVEDLTGIREPGVFLVDDVAFIQAEHGMAIGEAIARRGIKKSYYLETRGDVLLRNKEVFRLWKKLGMKYMFIGLEAIDQEGLLQHRKRISLGKNFEALEFARSLGIIVAINIIADPTWDKDRFETVRQWCLEVPEVVNISVNTPYPGTETWHQESRRVQTRDYRLYDIQHSVLPTRLPLPEFYEELVKTQRILNLKHLGWSALKGTMRIAAGLLLRGQTNFVKMLWKFNSVYNPKLQLSDHQRPVNYELSIPSSSHSLEGHNLLFIHKGKGRAGRALDHSTEEFVDSTRNGGKD; translated from the coding sequence TTGAAAATTCTCGCCGTGCATCCCGGTCCGTTGATGTATACCAAAATTTTTCTGCGTTTGGAGCCCTTAGGATTGGAACTGGTGGCGGGAGCAGCCAGGCAGGCCGGTCATGACGTGCGACTCATCGACTTGCAGGTGGAGCAACCACAGGACTATTTCAGGATGTTGAAGGAATGGTGTCCCGATGTCGTTGCCCTCTCATGTAATTATTTGCCGAATGTTCCCGAAATCATCGACCTCGCAAAGATGACCAAGGCCTCGTTTGCAAAAATTTTTATCGTGGCCGGGGGACACAGCCTTTCCTTTGTCGCCAGGGAGGTTCTAGAGCATGCGGAGGGAGCTATCGATGCCATTGTCAAAGGGGAGGGCGAGCCGGTAATCGGGCCGCTCCTCAACGCCATCCAACATGATCGCTCAAATGTGCACCGGATTCCCGGTGTGGTCACAGGCGAAGCTGAGGGACCGCCTCCCGAATTCGTCAAGTCTCTGGATGAGGTGAGGCCGGCCAGGAATTTACTTCGTCACCGGAACAAATATTTTCTTGGTGTACTGGATCCATGCGCATCTATTGAATTAACTCGCGGGTGCCCCTGGGATTGTTCATTTTGTAGTGCCTGGACATTTTATGGACGAAGTTATCGTCCGGTTAGTCCTGAGGTGGTCGTGGAGGATCTAACGGGTATTCGTGAACCTGGAGTGTTTTTGGTGGATGATGTGGCCTTTATCCAGGCAGAGCATGGCATGGCCATTGGTGAGGCAATCGCACGCCGGGGTATCAAAAAGTCCTATTATCTGGAAACCCGTGGTGATGTCTTGTTGAGGAATAAGGAAGTCTTTCGCCTGTGGAAAAAGCTGGGAATGAAATATATGTTTATAGGGCTGGAGGCCATAGATCAGGAAGGATTGCTTCAACATCGAAAACGCATCTCACTTGGTAAAAATTTTGAAGCCCTGGAATTTGCCCGCTCCTTGGGCATCATCGTGGCAATTAACATCATTGCCGACCCCACCTGGGATAAGGATCGATTTGAAACCGTGCGTCAATGGTGCTTGGAGGTCCCGGAGGTTGTCAATATTAGTGTCAATACGCCCTATCCCGGCACGGAAACATGGCACCAGGAATCTCGGAGAGTTCAGACGCGGGATTATCGGCTATACGACATCCAACATTCGGTGCTTCCCACCCGCTTACCGTTGCCGGAATTTTATGAAGAGCTGGTCAAAACCCAACGAATTCTCAACCTCAAACATCTCGGCTGGAGTGCGCTAAAAGGCACCATGCGAATTGCCGCCGGCCTCCTTCTTCGCGGACAGACCAATTTTGTCAAAATGTTATGGAAATTTAACAGTGTCTATAATCCAAAATTGCAACTATCGGATCATCAACGCCCTGTCAACTATGAGTTATCTATACCTTCATCCAGCCATTCGTTAGAAGGACACAACCTCTTGTTTATCCATAAAGGAAAGGGCCGGGCAGGCCGGGCGTTAGATCACTCAACCGAAGAATTTGTGGATTCGACCAGGAATGGGGGGAAAGATTAG
- a CDS encoding cupin domain-containing protein, which translates to MVDTSIKKVQSDHSPRGAMGQKYLATGVGLAMRLWEQLPVGQTQESSSRDYETIGYVIHGRAELQLEGQTILLNAGDCWVIPKGASHSYTILETFTAVEATHPPAHVHGLDEVPR; encoded by the coding sequence ATGGTCGATACGAGTATTAAAAAAGTTCAATCGGATCATTCTCCCAGGGGTGCCATGGGTCAGAAATATTTGGCTACGGGCGTCGGATTAGCCATGCGATTATGGGAGCAATTGCCTGTCGGGCAAACACAGGAATCTTCATCCAGGGATTATGAAACCATCGGATATGTCATTCACGGTCGTGCTGAGCTTCAGCTGGAAGGCCAAACAATTTTGCTGAATGCGGGAGACTGTTGGGTGATACCCAAAGGCGCGAGTCACAGCTATACCATTCTTGAAACATTTACTGCCGTCGAAGCGACTCACCCCCCAGCCCATGTACATGGCCTGGATGAAGTCCCCCGCTGA
- a CDS encoding M48 family metallopeptidase, with amino-acid sequence MLPPLHLVRHFCSLLMLMSMAMGCQTVPYTDRSQLVVVPQSQATEMGEQAFQQILSDPKVQQSQSPEEIGAVKRVAERIIQAAKESKFAEDAKAFKWEVTVIKDDQTKNAFALPGGKIAVYTGIFPVAKTDAGLAAILGHEVVHALARHGSERMSQEVLAQAGLSAAAVGLGASGAGPVVGQATMAALGLGTKVGILLPYSRTHESEADSIGLILAARAGYDPQEAVRVWQRMQQGSEGAPSEFLSTHPSHETRITRLQEEMPEALQIFQKVEHAPEHQLPPVNP; translated from the coding sequence ATGCTTCCCCCTCTTCATCTTGTTAGACATTTTTGTTCATTATTGATGTTGATGAGCATGGCGATGGGTTGCCAAACCGTTCCGTATACCGATCGATCCCAACTTGTCGTGGTCCCTCAATCTCAGGCCACAGAAATGGGTGAACAAGCCTTCCAACAAATTCTTTCCGATCCCAAGGTCCAACAATCTCAATCCCCTGAGGAAATTGGAGCCGTGAAACGTGTGGCGGAAAGGATCATTCAAGCGGCAAAAGAATCCAAATTTGCGGAAGATGCCAAGGCCTTCAAGTGGGAAGTCACCGTAATCAAAGATGACCAGACCAAAAATGCATTTGCCCTGCCAGGCGGGAAGATTGCCGTGTATACAGGCATCTTCCCCGTTGCGAAAACCGATGCCGGACTGGCGGCCATTCTTGGGCACGAAGTCGTCCATGCCCTCGCGCGTCATGGTTCGGAGCGTATGAGTCAGGAGGTGCTGGCTCAAGCCGGGCTATCCGCTGCCGCGGTGGGCCTTGGGGCGAGTGGTGCCGGCCCTGTTGTCGGGCAGGCCACGATGGCTGCCCTAGGCCTTGGAACCAAAGTCGGCATCCTCCTCCCCTACAGTCGGACGCATGAATCCGAAGCCGATTCCATTGGACTCATTCTGGCAGCCAGGGCTGGCTATGATCCACAGGAAGCGGTTCGGGTGTGGCAACGCATGCAACAGGGAAGTGAGGGAGCGCCCTCTGAATTTCTTTCCACCCATCCCAGCCATGAGACGAGAATTACACGTCTTCAAGAAGAAATGCCTGAGGCCTTACAAATCTTCCAGAAGGTAGAACATGCGCCAGAGCATCAGCTTCCCCCAGTCAATCCATAA